The Opitutus sp. ER46 genome contains a region encoding:
- a CDS encoding SIS domain-containing protein: MTFDESLAESVRTFQALATIRPAIDRANELILATLRRGGKLLICGNGGSAAEAAHFATELVGRYAKTRRSLPAIALSSDGSLLSCIGNDFGYDEVFSRQIAGLAQLGDLVVVLTSSGNSGNIVAALHEAKQRGLESIAFLGRGGGKAKGLATCDLIMPGQRGASAQEAHLFLIHHFCEQIDAAFPA, encoded by the coding sequence ATGACCTTCGACGAGTCGCTTGCAGAGTCCGTCCGAACCTTCCAGGCGCTGGCCACGATCCGTCCCGCGATCGATCGCGCCAACGAACTGATCCTCGCGACGCTGCGGCGGGGCGGAAAGCTGCTGATTTGTGGCAACGGCGGCAGCGCGGCGGAGGCGGCCCACTTCGCCACGGAGCTGGTCGGCCGCTATGCGAAGACGCGGCGCTCGCTGCCGGCGATCGCGCTGTCGTCAGACGGCTCGCTGCTGTCCTGCATCGGCAACGATTTCGGCTACGACGAGGTGTTCTCGCGTCAGATCGCCGGGCTCGCGCAGCTGGGCGACCTGGTTGTGGTGCTCACCTCGAGCGGCAACTCGGGCAACATCGTCGCCGCGCTGCACGAGGCGAAGCAGCGCGGGCTCGAGAGCATCGCGTTCCTTGGTCGCGGGGGCGGCAAGGCGAAGGGGCTGGCGACGTGCGACCTCATCATGCCAGGCCAGCGGGGAGCGTCGGCGCAGGAAGCGCACCTGTTCCTCATCCATCATTTCTGCGAGCAGATCGACGCCGCGTTTCCGGCCTGA
- a CDS encoding DNA replication/repair protein RecF: MRLRRLSLHHFRNVGFAALDLAGRQQCFVGANGQGKTNLLEAIGYLTALRSFRATDNKVLIAHGQTGAAIACVVDHERLGDTHVTIKLRADGKEVWCDQTRITRLADYLGRFPTVVFSSQDILLIRGAPTLRRRWLDLTLAAMDADYLRALTGYMRALAERNALLKSGRVVDAELAAFEQALAPAAVELIARRQAGVEELNRSMQAAYAGLCDAVEPAGMTYQPSFAEPSVEAFLARLESGRARDAQFRSTLVGPHRDDVGFTVKGTAAKDFASEGQQRSLVLALRLAQSAWFQARSGVVPVLLADDVLGELDPQRRRRFWAAIPETAQVIATGTHLPDAELGTWQVFDVKAGDVTAAVAG, encoded by the coding sequence ATGCGCCTCCGCCGGCTGAGCCTGCACCACTTCCGCAACGTGGGCTTTGCGGCGCTCGATCTGGCCGGGCGGCAGCAGTGCTTCGTCGGCGCCAACGGCCAGGGGAAAACGAACCTCCTGGAGGCGATCGGCTACCTGACGGCGCTGCGGTCGTTTCGGGCGACGGACAACAAGGTGCTGATCGCGCACGGCCAGACCGGCGCGGCGATTGCCTGCGTCGTGGACCACGAGCGGCTCGGCGACACGCACGTGACGATCAAGCTTCGCGCCGACGGGAAGGAAGTGTGGTGCGACCAGACGCGGATCACGCGGCTGGCAGATTACCTCGGGCGGTTCCCAACGGTGGTGTTTTCTTCGCAGGACATCCTGCTGATCCGCGGCGCGCCGACGCTGCGGCGGCGCTGGCTGGACCTCACGCTGGCGGCGATGGACGCTGACTACCTGCGGGCGCTGACCGGCTACATGCGGGCGCTGGCGGAGCGCAATGCCCTGCTCAAAAGCGGGCGCGTCGTGGATGCGGAGCTTGCGGCGTTCGAGCAGGCGCTGGCGCCGGCGGCCGTTGAGTTGATCGCGCGGCGGCAGGCGGGGGTGGAGGAGCTGAACCGCTCGATGCAGGCGGCGTATGCGGGACTTTGCGACGCCGTTGAGCCGGCGGGCATGACGTACCAGCCGAGCTTTGCGGAACCATCGGTGGAGGCGTTTCTGGCGCGACTGGAGTCGGGCCGCGCGCGGGATGCGCAATTCCGGTCGACGCTGGTCGGACCGCACCGTGACGACGTTGGGTTCACGGTGAAAGGCACCGCGGCGAAGGACTTCGCGTCGGAAGGCCAGCAACGCTCGCTGGTGCTGGCGCTGCGGCTGGCGCAGTCCGCGTGGTTTCAGGCGCGGAGCGGCGTGGTGCCGGTGCTGCTGGCGGACGACGTGCTCGGCGAACTGGACCCGCAACGCCGTCGCCGTTTCTGGGCTGCGATCCCGGAGACCGCGCAAGTGATCGCGACCGGCACGCACCTCCCGGATGCAGAACTTGGCACGTGGCAGGTCTTCGACGTGAAAGCCGGGGACGTGACCGCGGCTGTCGCCGGGTGA
- the ald gene encoding alanine dehydrogenase, which yields MTIGVPKEIKIGETRVSMTPSLCRRCVMLGAKVLLEKGAGLTAGFTDAEYREAGATIVGDTARVWRSADLILKVKEPLEAEFELMQEGQTLFTYLHLAAGPELAQQLLKKRILGIAYETVEGLDGSFPLLKPMSQIAGRLSIQIGAYFLQSQHGGSGVLLGGVPGTMPGQVVVLGAGNSGAHAVQMAVGMGARVTVLDLDSRKLEAMDTEYRGRVVTLLANPSNVEQEVARADLVIGAVLIPAAKAPTVVTKKMVATMRPGSVIVDIAIDQGGCIEGIEPTSHEQPVYAERGVIHYAVPNMPALVGRTSTLALTQATEPFVTTLVRKGVEIALDENKGLALGVNTRDGKITNAAVAKALGAA from the coding sequence ATGACAATCGGTGTCCCCAAAGAGATTAAAATCGGCGAGACGCGTGTCTCGATGACCCCCAGCCTGTGCCGCCGCTGCGTGATGCTCGGCGCCAAAGTCCTCCTCGAAAAGGGGGCCGGCCTCACCGCCGGATTCACGGATGCGGAGTACCGCGAGGCTGGAGCCACGATCGTCGGCGATACGGCGCGCGTGTGGCGCTCCGCCGATCTGATCCTCAAGGTGAAGGAGCCCCTCGAGGCCGAGTTTGAGCTGATGCAGGAAGGGCAGACGCTCTTCACGTACCTGCACCTCGCGGCCGGTCCGGAGCTCGCGCAGCAATTGTTGAAGAAGCGCATCCTCGGCATCGCCTACGAGACGGTTGAAGGCCTCGACGGCAGCTTCCCGCTGCTGAAGCCGATGTCCCAGATCGCCGGCCGGCTCTCGATCCAGATCGGCGCGTATTTCCTGCAGTCGCAGCATGGCGGCTCGGGCGTGCTGCTCGGCGGCGTGCCCGGCACGATGCCCGGCCAGGTGGTGGTGCTCGGCGCCGGCAACTCCGGTGCTCACGCCGTGCAGATGGCGGTGGGTATGGGCGCGCGGGTGACGGTGCTCGATCTGGACTCGCGGAAACTCGAGGCGATGGACACCGAGTACCGCGGGCGCGTCGTGACGCTTCTGGCGAATCCCTCGAACGTGGAACAGGAGGTCGCGCGGGCCGACCTCGTGATTGGCGCGGTGCTCATCCCGGCGGCGAAGGCGCCGACGGTTGTGACCAAGAAGATGGTCGCGACCATGCGCCCCGGGAGCGTCATCGTGGACATTGCGATCGACCAGGGCGGCTGCATCGAGGGGATCGAGCCCACCTCGCACGAGCAGCCGGTGTACGCGGAGCGGGGCGTGATTCACTACGCGGTGCCGAACATGCCCGCGCTGGTGGGCCGCACCTCGACGCTCGCGCTGACGCAGGCGACGGAGCCGTTCGTGACCACGCTGGTGCGCAAGGGCGTGGAGATCGCGCTCGACGAGAACAAGGGCCTCGCACTCGGCGTGAATACGCGCGACGGCAAGATCACCAACGCCGCCGTGGCCAAGGCGCTCGGCGCGGCTTAA
- a CDS encoding type II toxin-antitoxin system RelE/ParE family toxin: protein MIKSFGSDETAKLWNGVRSRRLPSNIQQRALTKLQLINAAVELEFLKMPPGNRLESLSGTRKGQYSIRINDQWRICFRWTGTDAEHVEIIDYH from the coding sequence GTGATCAAAAGCTTTGGGAGCGATGAGACCGCCAAGCTTTGGAACGGGGTGCGCTCACGTCGTTTGCCCTCGAATATCCAGCAGCGGGCACTCACGAAGCTTCAATTGATCAATGCCGCCGTCGAACTCGAGTTCCTTAAAATGCCGCCTGGAAATCGCCTCGAGTCGCTGAGTGGAACACGCAAAGGACAATACAGCATCCGCATTAACGACCAGTGGAGAATCTGCTTCCGGTGGACTGGCACTGATGCCGAACACGTTGAAATCATAGACTATCATTGA
- a CDS encoding HigA family addiction module antitoxin, translating to MPAKLTMAHPGTILRDEFFVPLGITQLAAAKATGIPQSRLSDILAGRRSISADTAARLGRFFQVDPRNWLNLQVSYDLWLAERKHARALARVHPLKLVA from the coding sequence ATGCCTGCGAAACTCACCATGGCCCATCCGGGCACGATCCTGCGGGACGAGTTCTTCGTGCCGCTTGGCATCACACAACTTGCCGCTGCGAAGGCGACCGGGATCCCGCAGAGCAGGCTCAGCGACATTCTGGCGGGTCGGCGCTCGATTTCGGCTGATACGGCTGCCCGACTTGGGCGCTTCTTTCAGGTCGATCCTCGAAACTGGCTCAACCTCCAGGTCTCCTATGACCTTTGGCTGGCCGAGCGGAAGCACGCTCGTGCCCTCGCGCGCGTGCATCCCTTGAAGCTGGTCGCGTGA
- a CDS encoding peptidylprolyl isomerase: MSNPSTPATQEVAVIKTSYGEMTIGFWPEVAPKHVENFKKLARQGFYDRTAFHRIIKGFMIQGGCPNTKPDAHGIPGTGDPGYKVKAEFSDRPHVRGVISAARAAHPDSAGCQFFICHGDARFLDRQYTAFGKLISGDEVLEQIANVPTKSGGGGEKSTPIDRVEVESVKIIPIPA; encoded by the coding sequence ATGAGCAACCCATCCACTCCCGCCACCCAGGAAGTCGCCGTCATCAAGACCTCGTATGGTGAGATGACCATCGGCTTCTGGCCCGAAGTCGCCCCCAAGCACGTCGAGAATTTCAAGAAGCTCGCCCGCCAGGGGTTCTACGACCGCACCGCGTTTCACCGCATCATCAAGGGCTTCATGATCCAGGGCGGCTGCCCCAACACCAAGCCCGACGCCCACGGCATCCCCGGCACCGGCGATCCGGGCTACAAGGTGAAGGCCGAGTTCAGTGACCGTCCGCACGTCCGCGGCGTCATCTCCGCCGCCCGCGCCGCGCATCCGGATTCCGCCGGCTGCCAGTTCTTCATCTGCCACGGCGACGCCCGCTTCCTCGACCGCCAGTACACCGCCTTCGGCAAGCTGATCTCCGGTGACGAAGTTCTCGAGCAGATCGCCAACGTCCCGACCAAGTCCGGCGGCGGCGGCGAGAAGAGCACCCCGATCGACCGCGTCGAGGTCGAGAGCGTGAAGATCATCCCGATCCCGGCCTAA
- a CDS encoding LemA family protein → MSDLTPILVSALVALIALWLSLRLRRQQRLLADLPTSKTQGVFIGLVELAGTAESEAPLRSFLSEEPCVHYAYDVSEHWSRTVVETYTDSKGRSQTRTRTESGWRSVASGGETRDFYLRDDTGAVLIRPEKATLEPATVFEETVGLGHPLYYGKGPEGAVPNSQHRRRFVETAIPLHRPLYIVGQARERQDVVAPEIAAAKDAAMYLISVRAEKSVQRGKAGWSWFWWVIGLLAAGVAGFLLQNGGVLPLPVPIAIYLAAWGLTWTWMVFNSLVELRQRVRQGWSLIDVQLKRRNDLIPGVVAVVSALQSHEATTQTAVAALRAQLAATRPGVAGPDFEGVAGTIRAVVERYPELVAQEGFAQLHRTLVETEQRIALARTYYNDIATQFATRLERLPDRWVAALARMQPEPLLAAASFERASVKMRLVE, encoded by the coding sequence ATGTCGGATCTCACCCCAATCCTCGTATCCGCTCTGGTTGCCCTGATTGCGCTGTGGCTCAGCCTGCGGCTGCGCCGGCAACAGCGGCTCCTGGCGGACCTGCCCACCTCGAAGACACAGGGTGTCTTCATCGGCCTCGTGGAGCTCGCCGGCACCGCCGAGTCCGAGGCTCCGCTGCGCAGCTTTCTCAGCGAGGAACCGTGCGTACATTACGCGTACGACGTTTCGGAGCACTGGTCGCGAACCGTGGTTGAGACATACACCGACAGCAAGGGCCGGTCCCAGACGCGCACGCGCACGGAGAGCGGCTGGCGGTCGGTCGCGAGCGGCGGAGAGACACGGGACTTCTATTTGCGCGACGACACCGGGGCCGTGCTCATCCGCCCGGAGAAGGCGACGCTCGAGCCCGCGACGGTCTTCGAGGAGACCGTCGGGCTCGGGCATCCCCTCTACTACGGCAAGGGCCCGGAGGGCGCCGTGCCGAACTCACAGCACCGCCGCCGCTTCGTCGAGACGGCAATCCCCCTGCACCGGCCGCTGTACATCGTCGGCCAGGCGCGGGAGCGGCAGGACGTCGTTGCGCCGGAGATCGCAGCGGCCAAGGACGCCGCCATGTACCTCATCAGCGTGCGCGCTGAGAAAAGCGTGCAGCGCGGCAAGGCGGGCTGGTCGTGGTTCTGGTGGGTCATCGGGCTGCTCGCGGCCGGCGTCGCCGGCTTCCTGCTGCAGAACGGCGGCGTGCTGCCGTTGCCCGTCCCGATCGCGATCTACCTCGCCGCGTGGGGACTCACCTGGACCTGGATGGTGTTCAACAGCCTCGTCGAGCTCCGCCAACGCGTGCGCCAGGGCTGGTCGCTCATCGATGTGCAGCTGAAGCGGCGCAACGATCTGATTCCCGGCGTCGTCGCCGTTGTGTCCGCGCTCCAAAGCCATGAGGCCACCACGCAAACCGCGGTCGCCGCGCTGCGGGCCCAGCTCGCCGCGACCCGCCCGGGCGTGGCGGGGCCGGACTTCGAGGGCGTCGCCGGCACGATTCGCGCCGTGGTCGAACGTTATCCCGAGCTCGTGGCCCAGGAGGGTTTCGCCCAGCTGCATCGCACGCTCGTGGAGACGGAGCAGCGCATCGCGCTCGCGCGGACGTACTACAACGACATCGCCACCCAGTTCGCCACGCGGCTCGAGCGCCTTCCCGACCGCTGGGTCGCCGCGCTCGCCCGCATGCAGCCCGAGCCACTCCTCGCCGCCGCCAGCTTCGAACGCGCCAGCGTGAAAATGCGGTTGGTGGAGTGA